Proteins encoded together in one Sphingomonas radiodurans window:
- a CDS encoding NfeD family protein: MTIDQLGANAAVLWLAAAVLLGIAELLVPGVFLIFLAIAAGVVGVATLALPDLPLAVQLGAFGAWSVATVLIGRQWYGDYPVETRDPLLNDRARRIVGETVVVTDAIVSGRGRVRVGDGEWPARGPDAGIGARMRIIGVENGIVRVEPVIS, encoded by the coding sequence ATGACGATCGACCAGCTCGGCGCAAATGCGGCGGTGTTGTGGCTGGCGGCGGCGGTGCTGCTCGGCATCGCGGAGTTGCTGGTGCCGGGGGTGTTCCTGATCTTTCTGGCGATCGCCGCCGGCGTGGTTGGAGTTGCGACGCTGGCGCTGCCGGACTTGCCGCTAGCGGTGCAGCTCGGCGCCTTCGGTGCCTGGAGCGTCGCGACGGTGCTGATCGGGCGGCAGTGGTACGGCGACTATCCGGTCGAGACACGCGATCCGTTGCTCAACGACCGTGCGCGCCGGATAGTCGGCGAGACGGTGGTGGTCACCGATGCGATCGTTAGCGGGCGCGGGCGGGTTCGCGTTGGGGATGGTGAATGGCCCGCGAGGGGTCCTGATGCTGGCATCGGTGCTCGCATGCGGATCATCGGGGTGGAGAATGGGATCGTCCGGGTGGAGCCGGTGATCAGTTGA
- the pdxA gene encoding 4-hydroxythreonine-4-phosphate dehydrogenase PdxA, with the protein MGDPAGIGPEIIAKAWVARREHGLPPFFAVGDPRAIEAVWDGPLARITDLSAVAGAFETALPILSVEDAGAIVPGQPDADGARSALQALELASGLARSGAARALVTGPVSKSQLYQIGFTHPGQTEFVAERCGVSRDNAVMMLAGPSLRVVPMTTHVPLAQVSSLLSIELIVAKAQATARGLTKNFGIAAPRLAFAGFNPHAGEGGAIGDEEILLIEPAIAFLREEGVNASGPFAADTMFHPRARATYDAAMCCYHDQALIPIKTLHFDEGVNITLGLPIVRTSPDHGTAFGLAGQDRAEPGAMIAAIAMAGEAASRRAAARAST; encoded by the coding sequence ATGGGCGATCCCGCCGGCATCGGGCCGGAAATCATCGCCAAGGCATGGGTTGCGCGTCGTGAGCACGGGTTGCCGCCATTTTTTGCGGTGGGCGATCCGCGGGCGATCGAAGCGGTTTGGGACGGTCCGCTTGCTCGGATCACCGATCTGTCGGCCGTTGCAGGTGCGTTCGAGACGGCGTTGCCGATCCTGAGTGTCGAGGATGCGGGGGCGATCGTTCCCGGTCAGCCCGACGCGGACGGTGCGCGCAGTGCGCTGCAGGCACTGGAACTGGCGTCGGGCTTGGCTCGGTCGGGGGCGGCGCGGGCGCTCGTCACTGGTCCAGTATCAAAGTCGCAGCTATATCAGATCGGGTTTACACACCCAGGCCAGACCGAATTCGTTGCCGAGCGCTGCGGCGTGTCTCGCGATAATGCGGTGATGATGTTGGCGGGGCCGTCGCTACGCGTGGTGCCGATGACCACGCATGTGCCGTTGGCGCAGGTCTCGTCGCTGCTCTCGATCGAGCTGATCGTCGCCAAGGCGCAAGCAACGGCGCGGGGGCTCACCAAGAATTTCGGTATCGCTGCGCCGCGGCTCGCGTTCGCTGGCTTCAACCCGCATGCGGGGGAAGGCGGTGCGATCGGCGACGAGGAGATCCTGCTGATCGAACCCGCCATCGCTTTCCTGCGGGAGGAAGGCGTGAATGCGAGCGGGCCGTTCGCGGCCGACACGATGTTCCACCCGCGCGCACGTGCAACCTATGACGCTGCGATGTGCTGCTACCACGATCAGGCGCTGATTCCGATCAAAACACTGCACTTCGACGAAGGCGTGAACATTACGCTCGGCTTGCCGATTGTGCGGACCTCGCCTGATCACGGCACTGCGTTCGGCCTTGCCGGACAGGATCGCGCGGAGCCGGGCGCGATGATTGCCGCGATCGCGATGGCCGGTGAGGCTGCATCGCGTCGCGCCGCTGCCCGCGCGTCGACGTGA
- a CDS encoding mechanosensitive ion channel family protein, with translation MEFDWGDLGGWTGLTAIANVAIVAAAVVLALIVHAVAVGVARKIVGRTPDTVDDAALALSIRPLRWIAIAVALTAARRFLDLANWMNDLWQLAAGFIVPGLVGWLLITIIRVYVRAIELRYDIAVTDNLRARRRRTRTAILGRIAVLGVGVLTVALMLLSIPSIRSVGITLMASAGLAGLAVGAAAQPALKNLIAGIQLAFTEPIRIDDVLIIENEWGRVEEIRLTYVVVALWDERRLIVPVSRFLEQPFQNWTRNASQLLGSAFIWLDPTADIPRLRARFEEIVRANPRWDGRSFALQVTDTKPDAIEVRVLATAKDAPTTFDLRCDLREAMLAFIRDDMPEALPRRRIIAEPAHPPAIDLN, from the coding sequence ATGGAATTCGACTGGGGTGATCTCGGCGGCTGGACCGGCCTGACTGCCATCGCCAATGTTGCGATTGTCGCAGCGGCAGTCGTCCTTGCGCTGATCGTTCATGCAGTGGCGGTCGGTGTTGCGCGCAAGATCGTCGGGCGCACGCCAGACACCGTGGACGATGCAGCGCTCGCTTTGTCGATCCGGCCGCTGCGCTGGATCGCAATCGCCGTCGCGCTCACCGCTGCGCGACGCTTCCTCGACCTTGCAAACTGGATGAACGACCTGTGGCAGCTTGCTGCCGGCTTCATCGTCCCCGGTCTCGTCGGTTGGCTGCTGATCACGATCATCCGCGTCTACGTCCGCGCGATTGAGCTGCGCTACGACATTGCCGTCACCGACAACCTTCGCGCCCGCCGCCGCCGTACCCGCACCGCGATCCTCGGGCGGATCGCGGTGCTCGGCGTCGGTGTGCTGACGGTCGCGCTGATGCTGCTGTCGATTCCAAGCATTCGCAGCGTTGGCATCACCCTGATGGCATCGGCCGGGCTCGCCGGGCTCGCGGTCGGCGCTGCGGCGCAGCCGGCGCTGAAGAACCTAATCGCCGGTATCCAACTCGCCTTCACCGAGCCGATCCGGATCGACGACGTCCTGATCATCGAAAATGAATGGGGCAGGGTAGAGGAAATTCGCCTCACATACGTTGTTGTAGCGCTGTGGGACGAGCGGCGGCTGATTGTCCCGGTTTCGCGCTTCCTTGAACAACCGTTCCAGAACTGGACCCGCAACGCGAGTCAGCTGCTTGGCAGCGCCTTCATCTGGCTTGATCCCACAGCCGACATCCCGCGACTGCGCGCCCGGTTCGAAGAGATCGTCCGCGCCAATCCGCGCTGGGATGGCCGCTCATTCGCCCTACAGGTGACCGACACCAAGCCCGACGCGATCGAAGTCCGCGTCCTTGCCACCGCAAAAGACGCACCGACGACGTTCGACCTGCGATGCGATCTGCGCGAGGCAATGCTGGCGTTCATCCGCGACGACATGCCCGAGGCATTGCCGCGCCGGCGGATCATTGCCGAGCCGGCGCACCCGCCCGCGATCGACCTCAACTGA
- a CDS encoding SPFH domain-containing protein: MALGLVTLLLVLVLAYLMSSIKIVRQGYQYTIEHFGRYTTTAAPGFNFYPAFFYRVGRRVNMMEQVIDIPGQEIITKDNAMIATDGVVFFQVLDAAKAAYEVSDLQVALLQLTTTNLRTVMGSMDLDETLSKRDEINARLLNVVDHATTPWGVKITRVEIKDIRPPADIVNAMGRQMKAEREKRANILEAEGMRASEILRAEGQKQARILEAEGRRESAFRDAEARERGAEAEAQATRVVSQAIETGGTQSLNYFIAQKYVEALGKFATSPNAKTILFPVEATQLIGTLGGIGELARSALGDNATPSGTGATPSVPRVRGPQAE, encoded by the coding sequence ATGGCGCTTGGTTTGGTCACGCTGCTCCTGGTACTCGTGCTCGCGTATCTGATGTCGAGCATCAAGATCGTGCGCCAAGGCTATCAATATACGATCGAACATTTCGGCCGCTACACCACGACCGCGGCCCCCGGATTCAATTTCTACCCAGCCTTTTTCTATCGTGTCGGGCGGCGCGTGAACATGATGGAGCAGGTGATCGATATTCCCGGACAGGAGATTATCACCAAGGACAATGCAATGATCGCCACCGACGGCGTGGTGTTTTTCCAAGTGCTTGACGCGGCCAAGGCGGCGTATGAGGTGTCCGATCTACAGGTCGCGTTGCTCCAGCTGACGACGACGAACCTGCGCACGGTGATGGGATCGATGGATCTCGACGAGACGCTATCGAAGCGTGATGAGATCAACGCGCGGCTGCTGAACGTGGTCGATCATGCGACGACGCCTTGGGGCGTGAAGATCACCCGGGTCGAGATCAAGGACATCCGGCCGCCTGCCGACATCGTCAATGCGATGGGCCGGCAGATGAAGGCGGAGCGCGAGAAGCGCGCCAACATCCTCGAGGCGGAAGGCATGCGCGCATCGGAGATCCTTCGCGCCGAGGGGCAGAAGCAGGCGCGGATCCTGGAAGCCGAAGGACGCCGCGAATCGGCGTTCCGCGACGCCGAAGCGCGCGAGCGCGGCGCCGAGGCCGAGGCACAGGCAACTCGCGTCGTGTCGCAGGCGATCGAGACCGGGGGAACGCAGAGCCTCAATTATTTCATCGCGCAAAAATATGTCGAGGCGCTCGGCAAGTTCGCGACCAGCCCCAATGCCAAGACGATCCTGTTCCCCGTCGAGGCGACCCAGCTAATCGGCACGCTTGGCGGGATCGGCGAGTTGGCGCGATCGGCGCTGGGCGACAATGCCACGCCGTCGGGAACCGGCGCAACGCCGAGCGTACCCAGAGTGCGCGGGCCGCAGGCCGAATGA
- a CDS encoding tetratricopeptide repeat protein, which yields MRYTSVAVAAALAMVSISASLHGQRPDDQINAKSLALLQQGKAARAAGNLDGATDVLETAVAVDPRNRLAFIELAEVADARGLPGKAIRLYREALLLEPNDVSALKGQGEALVAKGAVARARANLARVKVLCKGGCPEASELAAVIAKGPPVATAQVVPPKPATAKE from the coding sequence ATGCGCTATACTTCCGTCGCCGTCGCCGCCGCCCTCGCGATGGTTTCGATCTCGGCGTCGCTCCACGGCCAGCGTCCTGACGATCAGATCAACGCCAAGTCGCTCGCGCTGCTGCAACAGGGCAAGGCGGCCCGCGCGGCCGGCAATTTGGACGGTGCTACCGACGTGCTGGAGACTGCCGTTGCGGTCGATCCGCGCAATCGCCTGGCATTCATCGAGCTCGCCGAAGTCGCCGATGCGCGCGGCCTGCCGGGCAAGGCGATCCGCCTGTACCGCGAAGCGCTGCTGCTGGAGCCAAACGACGTGAGCGCGCTCAAGGGGCAGGGCGAGGCACTGGTCGCCAAGGGCGCAGTCGCGCGCGCGCGTGCGAACCTCGCGCGCGTGAAGGTGCTGTGCAAAGGCGGCTGCCCGGAGGCTAGCGAGCTTGCCGCCGTCATCGCCAAGGGCCCGCCAGTCGCGACGGCACAAGTGGTGCCGCCCAAACCCGCGACCGCGAAGGAATAG
- the rsmA gene encoding 16S rRNA (adenine(1518)-N(6)/adenine(1519)-N(6))-dimethyltransferase RsmA, with protein MTDLPPLREVIARHGLTASKALGQNFLFDAQLLARIARVPGDLDGADVLEIGPGPGGLTRALLAAGARVTAIERDHRCIPALAELGDAFPGQLTTIEGDALAIDPRALFDGKPHIVANLPYNVGTALLVSWLSAEWLPWWGSLTLMFQREVADRIVAAPDTDAYGRLAVLSQWRSTPRIAMPVHRSAFTPPPKVMSAVVHIVPTAAPEGVRLATLERLTAAAFGQRRKMLRQSVRGVPGALEGLEAEGIDSARRAERVSVAEFVAVARRLG; from the coding sequence GTGACGGATCTGCCGCCGCTGCGCGAGGTGATCGCGCGGCACGGCCTGACTGCTTCGAAGGCGCTTGGGCAGAACTTCCTGTTTGATGCCCAATTGCTGGCGCGCATCGCGCGCGTTCCGGGCGACCTCGACGGCGCGGACGTGCTTGAGATCGGCCCCGGGCCGGGCGGCCTGACGCGTGCGTTGCTGGCGGCTGGCGCGCGCGTCACCGCCATCGAGCGGGATCACCGCTGCATTCCGGCGCTGGCCGAGCTTGGCGATGCCTTTCCGGGGCAATTGACGACGATAGAGGGCGACGCGCTTGCGATCGATCCGCGCGCGCTATTCGATGGCAAGCCGCACATCGTCGCTAACCTGCCCTATAACGTCGGAACGGCATTGCTGGTGAGCTGGCTCTCGGCCGAGTGGCTGCCGTGGTGGGGGTCGCTGACGCTGATGTTCCAGCGCGAGGTGGCCGACCGGATCGTCGCCGCTCCGGACACCGATGCTTATGGTCGCCTCGCCGTGCTGTCGCAATGGCGCAGCACGCCGCGGATCGCCATGCCGGTGCACCGCTCTGCGTTCACTCCGCCGCCCAAGGTGATGTCGGCCGTTGTTCATATCGTGCCAACCGCGGCGCCGGAGGGTGTACGGCTAGCGACGCTGGAGCGGCTGACGGCGGCGGCGTTTGGGCAGCGGCGCAAGATGCTGCGCCAGAGCGTTCGTGGGGTTCCAGGCGCGCTGGAGGGACTTGAAGCGGAGGGGATCGATAGCGCCCGGCGGGCGGAGAGGGTCAGCGTGGCGGAGTTCGTGGCGGTCGCGCGGCGGCTCGGGTGA
- a CDS encoding peptidylprolyl isomerase — protein sequence MGKKAARFGRLAGITLALAAAGAATGQQSAPATDQQAAPPSGSPTGPTTVTDQSMPDNTGLNIPQNLQIFGKVDPNVRKATAIVNDNVITGTDVDQRVGLIMAANNTKLSPEEADRLKLQVLRQLIDEVLQIQQAKTAEITITPPELTQSFDRIAKNFGRTPDQFRKYLREQGSSERSILRQIEGELAWQRYLRRRVEPFINVGEEEVKAILDRLEAAKGTEEYHLNEIYLSATPDQSEQVYANARQLIAEIQKGQAPFGYFARNFSEASTRGVNGDLGWVRSAQLPAELSTAASQMQVGQVVGPVQVPGGFSVLYLVDKRQVLTANARDAKLSLKQMTIKFPAGMTQAQASQRTAAFATTVSQLQGCGTVEKVAAGIDAEVVQNDAIRVRDLPGPLQEIMLQLQVGQASPPFGNPTEGVRTLVLCGRDDVAGGQLPGAEQIQNQLEQQRVNLRAQQALRDLRRDAVVEYR from the coding sequence ATGGGCAAGAAGGCGGCGCGGTTCGGCCGCCTCGCGGGGATCACGCTGGCACTGGCCGCGGCAGGCGCCGCAACCGGTCAGCAGAGCGCTCCAGCAACGGACCAGCAGGCCGCTCCGCCATCAGGTTCGCCGACCGGCCCAACGACGGTGACGGATCAGTCGATGCCCGACAACACCGGACTGAACATTCCGCAGAACCTGCAGATCTTCGGCAAGGTCGATCCCAACGTCCGCAAGGCAACCGCGATCGTCAACGACAATGTCATCACCGGCACCGATGTCGACCAGCGAGTCGGGCTGATCATGGCCGCGAACAACACGAAGCTGAGCCCGGAGGAAGCCGACCGGCTGAAGCTTCAGGTGTTGCGCCAGCTGATCGACGAAGTGCTGCAGATCCAGCAGGCGAAGACGGCCGAGATCACGATAACGCCGCCTGAGCTGACCCAAAGCTTCGATCGCATTGCCAAGAATTTCGGCCGCACGCCCGATCAGTTCCGCAAGTACCTGCGGGAACAAGGATCGTCGGAGCGCTCGATTCTGCGCCAGATCGAAGGCGAGCTGGCATGGCAGCGCTACCTGCGCCGCCGCGTCGAGCCGTTCATCAATGTCGGCGAAGAGGAAGTGAAGGCGATCCTCGACCGGCTCGAGGCGGCGAAGGGCACCGAGGAATATCACCTCAACGAAATCTACCTCTCGGCGACGCCGGACCAGTCCGAGCAAGTCTACGCCAATGCACGGCAGCTGATCGCGGAAATCCAGAAGGGCCAAGCGCCATTCGGCTATTTCGCGCGAAATTTCTCGGAAGCGTCGACGCGGGGCGTGAATGGCGACTTGGGCTGGGTTCGCTCGGCTCAGCTGCCGGCCGAATTGAGCACGGCAGCATCGCAGATGCAGGTTGGCCAGGTGGTCGGGCCGGTGCAGGTGCCGGGCGGCTTTTCGGTGCTGTACCTCGTCGACAAGCGGCAAGTACTGACCGCCAACGCGCGTGACGCGAAGCTGAGCCTGAAGCAAATGACGATCAAGTTCCCGGCGGGAATGACGCAGGCGCAGGCATCGCAGCGGACGGCGGCATTCGCAACGACCGTCTCGCAGCTCCAGGGCTGCGGCACGGTGGAAAAGGTCGCGGCAGGGATCGATGCCGAAGTGGTGCAGAACGATGCGATCCGCGTGCGCGATCTGCCGGGGCCGTTGCAGGAAATCATGCTTCAGCTGCAGGTCGGGCAGGCTTCACCGCCGTTCGGCAATCCAACCGAAGGCGTACGCACGCTCGTATTGTGCGGTCGGGACGATGTCGCCGGCGGTCAGTTGCCAGGCGCTGAGCAGATCCAGAACCAGCTTGAGCAGCAGCGCGTCAATTTGCGCGCGCAGCAGGCGCTGCGCGATCTGCGACGCGACGCGGTGGTGGAGTATCGCTAA
- the guaB gene encoding IMP dehydrogenase: MDIRLGLTFDDVLLVPGASEVLPSEADTRTRVTREITLNIPILSSAMDTVTEADMAIVMAQLGGMGVLHRNLTVEEQVAAVRQVKRFESGMVVNPITITPQATLAQSQALMAQHRISGIPVVETNGKLVGILTNRDVRFAENPLQPVYELMTRDNLATVRVGVGQEEARRLLHHRRIEKLIVVDDDYRCVGLITVKDIEKAVTYPSATKDGAGRLRVAAATTVGDKGFDRTEALVDAECDLIVIDTAHGHNIDVARAVERVKKLSNSVQVIAGNVATAAATRALIDAGADGIKVGIGPGSICTTRVVAGVGVPQLTAVMDCAEAAAGSGVPVIADGGLRTSGDLAKALAAGAATCMVGSLLAGTEEAPGETFLYQGRAYKSYRGMGSVGAMGRGSADRYFQGEIKDQLKLVPEGIEGQVPFKGPAREVIHQLVGGIKAAMGYTGSATIADLQQRADFVRITGAGLKESHVHDVTITREAPNYPTR, from the coding sequence ATGGACATCCGCCTCGGCCTCACGTTTGACGACGTTCTGCTCGTCCCCGGTGCCTCCGAGGTGCTGCCGAGCGAGGCGGACACGCGAACGCGCGTCACGCGCGAGATTACGCTCAACATTCCGATCCTGTCGTCGGCGATGGATACCGTCACCGAAGCCGACATGGCGATCGTCATGGCGCAGCTTGGCGGCATGGGCGTGCTTCACCGCAACCTGACGGTAGAAGAACAGGTCGCCGCGGTGCGTCAGGTGAAGCGCTTCGAGAGCGGCATGGTGGTCAATCCGATCACGATCACGCCGCAGGCGACGCTCGCGCAGTCGCAGGCGCTGATGGCGCAGCACCGGATCAGCGGCATTCCAGTGGTCGAAACCAACGGCAAGCTCGTCGGCATCCTCACCAACCGCGACGTCCGCTTCGCCGAAAATCCGCTCCAGCCAGTTTACGAGCTGATGACGCGCGACAATCTCGCCACCGTTCGCGTCGGCGTCGGTCAGGAGGAGGCGCGCCGCCTGCTCCACCATCGCCGCATCGAGAAGCTGATCGTCGTCGATGACGATTATCGCTGCGTCGGGCTGATCACCGTCAAGGATATCGAGAAGGCGGTCACCTACCCATCGGCGACGAAGGACGGCGCTGGCCGGCTACGCGTCGCCGCCGCGACTACCGTCGGCGACAAGGGCTTCGATCGCACCGAAGCATTGGTCGACGCCGAATGCGACCTGATCGTCATCGACACCGCGCATGGCCACAATATCGACGTCGCGCGCGCGGTGGAGCGGGTGAAGAAGCTCTCGAATTCGGTCCAGGTCATCGCGGGCAACGTCGCCACTGCCGCCGCGACTCGTGCACTGATCGATGCCGGGGCGGACGGGATCAAGGTCGGCATCGGGCCTGGCTCGATCTGCACCACGCGCGTCGTGGCCGGCGTTGGCGTGCCGCAGCTCACCGCGGTGATGGACTGTGCCGAGGCTGCGGCTGGCTCCGGCGTGCCGGTGATCGCCGACGGCGGCCTGCGCACCTCGGGCGATCTCGCCAAGGCGCTCGCGGCGGGCGCAGCGACCTGCATGGTCGGCTCGTTGTTGGCCGGCACCGAGGAAGCCCCCGGCGAAACCTTCCTGTACCAGGGCCGCGCCTACAAATCGTATCGCGGCATGGGCAGCGTCGGCGCCATGGGCCGCGGCTCGGCCGATCGCTATTTCCAGGGCGAGATCAAGGACCAGCTAAAGCTCGTTCCCGAAGGCATCGAGGGCCAGGTGCCGTTCAAGGGTCCCGCGCGCGAGGTGATCCACCAGCTCGTCGGCGGCATCAAGGCGGCGATGGGCTACACTGGATCGGCGACCATCGCAGACCTTCAGCAACGCGCAGATTTCGTCCGCATCACTGGCGCTGGGCTCAAGGAGAGCCATGTACACGACGTCACGATTACCCGAGAGGCACCCAATTATCCCACGCGTTGA
- a CDS encoding RsmB/NOP family class I SAM-dependent RNA methyltransferase — translation MTPAARTEAAIELLESIIVAARENGAAADTLIARYFSTRRYAGSKDRRAVRELVYLAIRTCGRIPSSGRAAMLLLAGRDPELAKTFAGLPHGPTPITAGEAAASEGIVAAWLGERLTQSGIAEDEWATLVDRAPLDVRIRSDVDHALITADLAGAEPIAGLEHALRLPAGTDVMPLSGQVEIQDAGSQAVSLAAQAAPGMTVVDLCAGAGGKTLAIGDMMAGEGRIIACDVDRGRLSRLPQRAARAGLEIAETRLLNPGGEAAALADLVGAADVVFVDAPCSGTGTWRRNPEARWRLTPHRIERFAETQAHVLQLAAPLVRPGGAIVYVVCSLLDAEGKDVIDSFLSLNRGWRADPLDLPFGTRHGAGLRLTPAHDHTDGFFVARLLAPC, via the coding sequence TTGACCCCGGCCGCACGAACTGAAGCGGCCATTGAGCTGCTTGAATCGATCATTGTTGCCGCTCGTGAAAACGGTGCCGCAGCGGATACGTTGATCGCGCGCTATTTCAGCACGCGGCGTTATGCGGGATCGAAGGACCGCCGCGCCGTTCGCGAACTCGTGTATCTCGCCATCCGCACCTGCGGCCGCATCCCCTCCAGCGGCCGCGCCGCGATGCTGTTGCTCGCCGGTCGCGATCCTGAACTTGCCAAGACGTTCGCCGGACTGCCGCACGGCCCAACGCCGATCACGGCGGGTGAGGCGGCGGCATCCGAGGGGATCGTCGCCGCATGGCTGGGCGAACGGCTCACGCAATCGGGCATCGCGGAGGATGAGTGGGCGACGCTGGTCGATCGCGCGCCGCTCGACGTCCGCATCCGAAGCGATGTCGATCATGCCCTGATTACGGCCGACTTGGCCGGCGCCGAACCAATCGCTGGGCTCGAACATGCCCTACGCCTGCCTGCCGGAACTGACGTGATGCCGCTCAGCGGTCAGGTCGAGATACAGGACGCCGGCAGTCAGGCGGTCTCGCTGGCGGCTCAGGCAGCGCCTGGGATGACCGTGGTCGACCTGTGCGCGGGCGCGGGCGGCAAGACACTCGCGATCGGCGACATGATGGCGGGCGAAGGACGGATCATCGCGTGCGACGTGGATCGCGGTCGCTTGTCGCGCTTGCCGCAACGCGCAGCGCGTGCCGGATTGGAAATCGCCGAAACGCGGCTGCTCAATCCGGGTGGCGAGGCAGCCGCACTAGCCGACTTGGTGGGCGCCGCCGACGTGGTATTCGTCGACGCACCATGTTCCGGCACCGGCACCTGGCGCCGCAATCCCGAAGCGCGCTGGCGATTGACGCCGCATCGGATCGAGCGCTTCGCCGAAACGCAAGCGCATGTGCTCCAATTGGCCGCCCCACTGGTCCGGCCGGGCGGGGCGATCGTCTATGTCGTCTGTTCACTACTCGACGCCGAGGGCAAGGACGTGATTGACAGCTTCCTGTCACTCAATCGTGGCTGGCGCGCCGATCCGCTCGACCTGCCATTCGGCACGCGGCACGGCGCGGGCCTCCGCCTCACCCCGGCGCACGACCACACCGACGGTTTTTTCGTCGCGCGCCTTCTGGCCCCATGCTAG